Proteins encoded by one window of Vibrio panuliri:
- the btuB gene encoding TonB-dependent vitamin B12 receptor: protein MNRSILAVAVGSLLSHAPYSLAEQADETIVVTANRFEQPVNTVLAPVNIVTREEIEQTQAKSLPEILRKLPGVEITQNGGRGQLASIFVRGTSSDQVLVLVDGVRMAKSSTGAVDFNQIPVMQIERVEYIRGARAAMYGSEAIGGVINIITYAKAGQVGTSSLSVGVGSRGQDANVMAAVKTSESGTLKLNAGYEKDEGYNINPIEGVNDGEKYGFDSLNGSLGYDHQFNEQFTGSVLARAYRNNYQYNDSTTVRKKAEVEIETQVYSGSLGYKQGDFGSVVTYSHENTDSRTFDPYNTALADKYQNKYKQDNVSWINSYAVDNDTQLSAGVDWRKDSYEKPDTANSLLTRKNLGFFGVVSTRYNILTAELSARSDDNEDYGRNTTYNAGLGIDITENAQLFGSYGTAYKAPTLSQQNGSAWADANPNLRPESSKNYELGARGDISGIRWGVTGYDIRIDDLITYTPRSGQKAIYENVEGVSRIKGVELELGFDTGLVSHTLSADFKDPKDSDDKQLARRAKKNFKWHANASFGDVDVSTSYLYFGERPDGSETLEAYDLLDVAATYWVQPDLAIRARIDNLLDEEYETAKGYPAPERSFYLNMTYQF, encoded by the coding sequence ATGAACCGATCTATTTTAGCAGTGGCAGTGGGTTCACTGCTTTCGCACGCCCCTTATTCTCTCGCTGAACAAGCGGATGAAACCATAGTTGTGACCGCAAACCGTTTTGAGCAACCTGTGAATACGGTTCTTGCACCAGTCAATATTGTGACCAGAGAAGAGATAGAGCAAACTCAGGCGAAGAGTTTACCGGAAATTCTGAGAAAGCTACCTGGGGTCGAAATTACCCAAAATGGTGGACGCGGCCAGCTTGCAAGTATCTTTGTACGTGGTACTTCCTCGGATCAAGTTCTTGTTCTTGTTGATGGCGTTCGAATGGCTAAGTCATCGACAGGTGCCGTTGATTTTAACCAGATACCAGTAATGCAGATTGAGCGTGTAGAGTACATCCGAGGTGCTCGTGCGGCGATGTATGGCTCTGAGGCTATTGGTGGTGTCATTAACATCATTACTTATGCAAAAGCAGGGCAAGTCGGAACCTCATCGCTAAGCGTTGGTGTGGGTAGTCGAGGTCAAGATGCCAATGTAATGGCGGCAGTGAAAACATCGGAATCTGGTACGTTGAAGTTGAATGCTGGATACGAAAAAGATGAAGGCTATAACATCAACCCGATTGAAGGTGTCAATGATGGTGAAAAGTATGGCTTCGATTCTCTCAATGGTTCATTAGGATATGATCATCAGTTCAATGAGCAGTTTACAGGGTCGGTGCTAGCAAGGGCATATCGAAATAACTACCAATACAACGACAGTACTACGGTTCGAAAGAAGGCAGAAGTAGAAATTGAGACACAGGTTTACAGTGGCTCTTTAGGATATAAGCAAGGTGATTTTGGCTCTGTCGTGACTTATTCGCACGAGAATACTGACTCTCGCACTTTTGACCCATATAACACTGCGTTGGCGGACAAGTATCAAAATAAATATAAGCAAGATAATGTCAGTTGGATCAACAGTTATGCGGTAGATAACGATACGCAACTTTCCGCGGGTGTTGATTGGCGTAAAGATTCTTATGAAAAGCCTGATACTGCAAACTCATTGTTAACGCGCAAGAACTTAGGTTTTTTTGGTGTAGTTTCAACGCGCTATAACATTCTTACCGCCGAGCTTTCCGCTCGCTCGGATGATAACGAAGATTATGGTCGCAATACGACTTACAATGCCGGTCTAGGTATCGATATCACGGAAAATGCTCAGTTATTCGGGTCATACGGTACGGCTTATAAAGCGCCAACGCTCTCGCAGCAGAACGGTTCTGCTTGGGCTGATGCCAATCCAAACTTAAGACCAGAAAGTTCGAAAAACTATGAGTTAGGCGCTCGTGGTGACATTAGTGGTATTCGTTGGGGAGTCACAGGTTACGATATCAGAATCGATGACTTGATTACCTATACCCCTCGTTCTGGTCAGAAAGCGATTTACGAGAATGTCGAAGGTGTTTCACGCATAAAAGGCGTGGAGCTGGAGTTAGGTTTTGATACAGGTCTTGTTTCTCACACGTTATCCGCCGATTTTAAAGACCCTAAAGACAGTGACGACAAGCAACTAGCTCGACGTGCGAAAAAGAACTTTAAATGGCATGCCAATGCTTCGTTTGGTGATGTCGATGTCTCGACCAGTTATCTCTACTTTGGTGAACGACCTGACGGTTCAGAGACTCTCGAAGCTTATGATTTGCTCGATGTTGCAGCAACATACTGGGTTCAGCCTGATTTGGCTATCCGCGCCAGAATCGACAACCTTCTCGATGAAGAGTATGAGACGGCCAAAGGTTATCCTGCACCTGAGCGTTCATTCTATTTAAATATGACGTATCAGTTTTAG
- a CDS encoding D-2-hydroxyacid dehydrogenase → MNNFTKKLFILTEQNETYQKLVESYNLPNLVITKEAREAHIVLAAPPLLAPKLNQFEKLVWVQSIYAGIDALIKDSLRQDYLLTNVKGIFGQQIAEYVLGLTIDHYRHFNLYREQQRQQQWLAHSYQTLSSKTMVIVGTGEIGSYLAQMAKAFGLITIGVNTRGIPKTNSPFDYIYHIDELASAIGKADIVVSTLPETPSTQGIFNQTNFSQASSILFFNVGRGSSIEQTALLAALDSGKVAQAFLDVFEQEPLPSEHPYWAHPNVTITPHIAAVSFPEQVVKIFADHYIEWEQGYSLHGCIDFSKGY, encoded by the coding sequence ATGAACAATTTCACGAAAAAACTCTTTATTTTGACTGAGCAAAACGAGACATACCAAAAGCTGGTTGAATCGTACAATCTACCAAATTTAGTGATCACAAAAGAGGCTCGTGAAGCGCATATCGTTTTAGCGGCACCGCCACTGCTTGCCCCAAAGTTAAATCAGTTTGAAAAGTTAGTTTGGGTGCAATCAATCTATGCCGGTATCGACGCTCTGATCAAAGATAGCCTACGCCAAGATTATCTGCTGACAAATGTAAAAGGTATCTTTGGACAGCAGATCGCTGAGTATGTACTAGGGCTAACCATCGACCATTATCGTCATTTTAACCTTTATCGTGAGCAACAACGCCAGCAGCAGTGGTTAGCCCACTCTTACCAAACACTCAGTAGTAAAACCATGGTGATTGTAGGAACTGGCGAGATAGGCAGTTATCTTGCGCAGATGGCAAAAGCGTTTGGTTTGATTACTATCGGTGTCAACACTAGAGGCATACCTAAGACAAACTCTCCATTTGACTATATCTATCACATCGATGAACTTGCCAGCGCAATCGGCAAAGCAGACATCGTCGTCAGCACATTACCAGAGACACCAAGTACCCAAGGCATCTTTAATCAAACCAACTTCTCACAGGCCAGTTCCATTTTATTTTTTAATGTGGGACGTGGTAGTAGCATAGAGCAAACAGCACTACTTGCCGCTTTAGACAGTGGAAAGGTCGCTCAGGCGTTCCTTGACGTATTCGAGCAAGAGCCGTTACCGAGCGAACATCCATACTGGGCACACCCGAATGTGACTATCACCCCTCATATCGCCGCTGTGAGTTTTCCAGAGCAAGTGGTGAAGATCTTTGCTGACCATTACATAGAATGGGAACAAGGTTATTCCCTACATGGCTGCATTGATTTTAGTAAAGGGTATTAA
- a CDS encoding RNA recognition motif domain-containing protein, translating to MSSNKSTILLIAIAVLGALIFFKLDISPAISFVIGVVASAFVLKLSNATTNELDTPLNDPATKTLYVGNLPYKANESHVKDLFAEHGEVFAVRLMKDKRTGKRRGFGFVVMAASDAETAIAGLNEKDYMQRTLKVRIANEPKSQEERDELD from the coding sequence ATGAGTTCAAATAAATCGACAATCTTGTTAATCGCCATTGCTGTACTCGGTGCACTTATCTTCTTTAAGCTAGATATCTCGCCAGCAATCAGCTTTGTTATTGGTGTTGTTGCTTCCGCTTTTGTTCTGAAACTTTCCAATGCAACAACGAATGAGTTAGATACGCCTTTAAATGATCCTGCAACCAAAACGCTATATGTAGGAAACTTGCCTTATAAAGCTAACGAGTCTCACGTTAAGGACTTATTTGCCGAACATGGTGAAGTCTTTGCTGTTCGTCTAATGAAAGATAAGCGAACGGGTAAAAGGAGGGGATTCGGTTTTGTTGTAATGGCAGCTTCAGATGCTGAAACCGCCATTGCAGGGTTAAATGAGAAAGACTATATGCAGCGTACTCTAAAAGTACGTATTGCAAACGAGCCTAAATCTCAAGAGGAAAGGGACGAACTGGACTAA
- the murI gene encoding glutamate racemase, which produces MTQQQPKVLIFDSGVGGLSVYQEIETRLPQLDYYYLFDNEAYPYGELDRQTLVERVESLVVAMVETHQIDIVVIACNTASTIVLPSLRARLVIPVVGVVPAIKPASSLANKAVGLIATPATVKREYTHDLIRDFAQDKPVEMLGLTRLVDIAEEKLRGQPVCLSEIRKLLAPLANKIDVAVLGCTHFPLIKQEIQSVLGEQVLLVDSGEAIARRVQGLLSVSNVEQEKGSREIYSSAPPWQEDALNNALRKLGFSPVRPFPLEI; this is translated from the coding sequence GTGACTCAGCAGCAACCCAAAGTTCTGATTTTTGACTCAGGTGTTGGTGGTCTATCTGTCTACCAAGAGATAGAAACCCGACTGCCACAACTAGATTATTATTATTTGTTTGATAATGAAGCGTATCCTTATGGAGAGCTAGACCGTCAAACATTAGTTGAGCGAGTAGAGTCACTGGTTGTTGCGATGGTGGAGACACACCAAATCGATATAGTTGTTATTGCCTGCAACACTGCCAGCACGATTGTTCTTCCTTCTCTACGTGCGCGATTGGTGATTCCTGTGGTCGGTGTCGTACCGGCAATTAAGCCCGCTTCTAGTCTGGCGAATAAAGCGGTTGGTTTGATTGCGACTCCTGCAACGGTCAAGCGTGAATACACGCATGACCTAATTCGCGACTTTGCACAAGATAAACCTGTTGAAATGTTAGGGCTTACTCGCTTAGTTGATATTGCGGAAGAAAAACTACGCGGCCAACCCGTTTGCCTTAGTGAGATCCGCAAACTACTCGCGCCTTTAGCCAACAAAATTGATGTGGCGGTTTTGGGGTGTACACACTTTCCATTAATCAAACAGGAAATACAAAGTGTGTTAGGGGAGCAGGTACTATTGGTCGATTCAGGTGAAGCAATAGCACGTCGGGTGCAAGGGCTTTTGTCCGTGAGTAACGTAGAACAGGAAAAGGGGAGTAGAGAGATTTATTCTAGTGCACCTCCTTGGCAAGAAGATGCACTGAACAACGCATTAAGAAAATTGGGTTTTAGTCCAGTTCGTCCCTTTCCTCTTGAGATTTAG
- a CDS encoding CNNM domain-containing protein, translating to MLLLTLYVTIAIGVSFICSVLEAVLLSISPSFIAQMRQQGHPAADKLSALKQDIDRPLASILTLNTIAHTIGAATAGAQAAVVFGSEWLGVFSGVLTLAILVLSEIVPKTIGATYWRQLAPFAATTLRWMVWLLTPFVWFSEQITKRLARGHEAPKMRDELSAMAILAKESGEFAEGESKILSNLLGIQDVPVTQVMTPRPVVFRVDAEMTIKEFLTEHRDTPFSRPLVYSQTNDNIVGFVHRLELFKLKQSGSGDKQLGAVMRPVHVLLNNMPLPKAFDQMLSKRLQLALVVDEYGTVQGLLTLEDIFEHLIGEEIVDEADRATDMQELAFERWEKWKKQHGVIESRDDDEDEAKEESESVDKDKS from the coding sequence ATGTTGCTGTTAACCCTATACGTCACCATTGCGATTGGCGTATCTTTTATCTGTTCAGTTCTCGAAGCTGTCTTACTGAGTATTTCTCCTAGCTTTATCGCTCAAATGCGTCAGCAAGGACACCCAGCGGCAGACAAACTGTCTGCGCTAAAGCAAGACATCGACCGCCCACTCGCTTCTATCCTCACCTTGAACACCATTGCTCATACCATCGGTGCGGCGACCGCGGGCGCACAAGCGGCAGTTGTTTTTGGTAGTGAATGGCTCGGTGTATTTTCTGGGGTACTCACCCTTGCCATTCTAGTTCTATCGGAGATCGTGCCAAAAACGATTGGTGCGACATACTGGCGTCAACTCGCGCCATTTGCCGCCACGACGCTGCGTTGGATGGTATGGCTACTCACTCCTTTCGTCTGGTTCTCTGAACAGATCACCAAGCGCCTAGCTCGTGGTCATGAGGCACCAAAGATGCGTGATGAGCTTTCAGCGATGGCAATTCTCGCCAAAGAGAGCGGCGAGTTCGCAGAAGGCGAATCAAAGATTCTAAGTAATCTACTTGGCATCCAAGATGTGCCAGTAACACAAGTTATGACACCGCGTCCGGTCGTATTCCGCGTCGACGCTGAAATGACGATCAAAGAGTTCTTAACTGAGCACCGCGATACTCCTTTTTCACGTCCGCTGGTTTACAGCCAAACCAATGACAACATTGTTGGCTTCGTGCACCGTCTGGAGCTGTTCAAGCTAAAGCAATCAGGTAGTGGAGATAAGCAGCTTGGTGCTGTAATGCGTCCTGTCCATGTTCTCTTAAACAACATGCCATTGCCTAAGGCATTCGACCAAATGTTGTCTAAACGCCTTCAGCTTGCGCTAGTCGTGGACGAATACGGTACTGTGCAAGGTCTATTGACTCTAGAAGATATTTTCGAACATCTTATTGGTGAAGAAATTGTCGATGAAGCTGACCGTGCCACCGACATGCAAGAGCTTGCTTTTGAACGTTGGGAAAAATGGAAAAAACAACACGGTGTAATTGAAAGCCGCGATGACGATGAAGACGAAGCAAAAGAAGAGTCTGAATCTGTAGACAAAGACAAGTCGTAA
- a CDS encoding YjaG family protein — translation MLRNPLQLRLEKLEPWKQITFMACLCERMYPNYAMFCENTQFASARTYRDILDSIWEQLTVKTAKVNFERQLEKLEEIIPSSEDFDFYGVYPAIDACVALSTMIHGLLDRDDLFASMQKVSQQSVMTVAQLEEAQTGIEITDENQKDNEAVCAEWDLQWAIFRPLKDAEERDIDLIKDLRAELKDEGVSNIGISV, via the coding sequence ATGCTAAGAAACCCACTTCAGCTTCGTCTTGAGAAGTTAGAACCTTGGAAACAGATAACCTTCATGGCTTGTCTGTGTGAGCGTATGTACCCAAACTACGCAATGTTTTGTGAAAACACTCAGTTTGCTTCTGCTCGCACTTACCGTGACATCCTAGATAGTATCTGGGAACAGCTTACAGTAAAAACGGCAAAGGTTAACTTTGAGCGTCAACTGGAGAAGTTAGAAGAGATTATCCCAAGCTCAGAAGATTTTGACTTCTACGGAGTTTACCCTGCAATTGATGCATGTGTTGCGTTATCTACCATGATCCATGGGCTATTGGATCGTGATGATCTTTTTGCAAGCATGCAGAAAGTCAGTCAGCAATCTGTAATGACGGTAGCGCAACTTGAAGAAGCGCAGACGGGTATTGAGATTACGGATGAAAACCAGAAAGATAACGAAGCTGTTTGTGCTGAGTGGGACTTGCAGTGGGCTATTTTCCGCCCTCTCAAAGATGCAGAAGAGCGTGATATCGATTTAATTAAGGACTTACGTGCAGAACTGAAAGATGAAGGCGTGAGTAATATTGGTATTAGCGTTTAA
- a CDS encoding DUF1481 domain-containing protein gives MKKRFLPSLIASLILVGCSADISQSTLETTVKHSGGQSMGDATSLYWLTERIAVPQSAADYVVAGDYGWYQSNYRWEDGTVRELIREGEQLKGNQGLVPYKIHIRFNQQGEAVYQQYRLGTKVLPLKSEMLAQLKSEAVNVAEKTKQQEKEGLELIQGYWNGKEFETCSGQEYQSLVFNQSLPSFVVDRLAGIDSFLAFVGSEKGDGLVIEDLLMLKDDSQSCIQRPSLLEE, from the coding sequence ATGAAAAAACGTTTTCTTCCTTCACTAATCGCCTCTCTTATTCTCGTCGGCTGCTCTGCTGATATCTCTCAATCCACGCTTGAAACAACGGTTAAGCACTCTGGCGGACAAAGCATGGGTGACGCCACCAGTTTATACTGGCTTACTGAGAGAATTGCAGTTCCTCAAAGCGCCGCCGATTACGTTGTCGCTGGAGACTATGGTTGGTATCAAAGTAACTATCGTTGGGAAGATGGTACTGTTCGAGAGTTGATTCGTGAAGGTGAACAGTTAAAAGGTAATCAAGGCTTAGTACCGTACAAGATTCATATACGGTTTAACCAACAAGGTGAGGCTGTTTATCAGCAATATCGTCTAGGGACGAAAGTCCTTCCTCTGAAAAGTGAGATGCTAGCACAACTTAAGAGTGAAGCGGTCAATGTGGCTGAAAAAACGAAACAGCAAGAGAAAGAAGGCTTGGAGCTTATTCAGGGTTATTGGAATGGCAAAGAGTTTGAAACCTGTTCGGGGCAAGAGTATCAGAGTTTAGTTTTTAACCAGAGCTTACCCAGCTTTGTTGTTGATCGCTTAGCGGGAATTGATAGTTTCTTAGCCTTTGTCGGAAGCGAGAAAGGAGATGGCTTGGTTATTGAAGACCTATTGATGCTGAAAGATGACAGCCAATCCTGTATACAGAGACCAAGCTTGCTTGAAGAGTAG
- the trmA gene encoding tRNA (uridine(54)-C5)-methyltransferase TrmA, with translation MATLDVNPLHYQQQLAEKAERLNEMFAQYNVPELEVFESPEQHYRMRAEFRVWHEGEDMYYIMFNQETREKYRVDQFPAASRLINDLMPLLIEAMKDNDTLRRKLFQVDFLSTLSGEILVSLLYHRQLDDAWIAEAKALKQRLNDEGFNLNLIGRARKMKIILDRDYVVEKLDVNGQPYIYQQVENSFTQPNAKVATKMLEWAIDCTQDSQGDLLELYCGNGNFSLALAQNFNRVLATELAKPSVESAQYNIAANKIDNVQIIRLSAEEFTQAIEGKREFRRLKDAGVDLNSYNCNTIFVDPPRSGMDIDTCKMVQGYERILYISCNPETLKENLEILSETHNVTRFALFDQFPYTHHMEAGVMLERK, from the coding sequence ATGGCGACTCTTGATGTCAATCCCCTGCACTATCAGCAGCAACTCGCTGAGAAAGCTGAACGTCTTAATGAGATGTTTGCTCAATACAATGTGCCAGAGTTGGAAGTTTTCGAATCTCCAGAGCAGCACTACCGTATGCGTGCAGAGTTTCGCGTTTGGCACGAAGGTGAAGACATGTACTACATCATGTTCAACCAAGAAACTCGTGAGAAATATCGCGTTGATCAGTTCCCTGCGGCCAGTCGCCTAATCAATGATTTGATGCCGCTGTTAATAGAGGCGATGAAAGATAATGACACGCTGCGTCGCAAGCTTTTCCAGGTGGACTTCTTATCTACACTTAGCGGAGAGATTTTGGTTTCGCTGCTCTACCATCGTCAACTTGATGATGCTTGGATCGCAGAAGCAAAAGCACTAAAACAGCGCCTCAATGACGAAGGTTTTAACTTAAATCTGATTGGCCGTGCTCGTAAGATGAAAATCATCCTCGATCGCGATTATGTGGTTGAAAAACTCGATGTGAATGGTCAGCCATACATCTACCAACAAGTAGAAAATAGCTTTACCCAGCCTAATGCAAAAGTCGCTACAAAAATGCTGGAGTGGGCAATTGATTGTACCCAAGATAGCCAAGGTGACTTACTAGAGCTCTACTGTGGTAATGGTAATTTCTCACTGGCGCTTGCACAAAACTTTAATCGAGTACTCGCGACTGAGCTTGCTAAACCATCGGTAGAATCGGCGCAGTACAACATCGCAGCAAACAAAATCGATAATGTTCAGATCATTCGTTTATCAGCCGAAGAGTTTACTCAAGCGATTGAAGGAAAAAGAGAGTTTCGCCGTTTAAAAGATGCGGGAGTCGATCTGAATAGTTACAACTGCAACACAATCTTTGTTGATCCACCTCGTTCAGGCATGGATATTGATACTTGTAAGATGGTACAAGGTTATGAGCGAATCCTTTATATCTCATGCAACCCAGAAACATTAAAAGAAAATCTAGAAATTCTGAGTGAAACACATAACGTCACTCGTT
- the hupA gene encoding nucleoid-associated protein HU-alpha has protein sequence MNKTQLIDFIAEKADLSKAQAKAALEATLEGVSGALKEGDQVQLIGFGTFKVNHRAARTGRNPKTGAEIQIAAANVPAFVAGKALKDAVK, from the coding sequence ATGAACAAGACCCAATTAATCGACTTTATCGCTGAGAAAGCAGACCTATCAAAAGCACAAGCTAAAGCTGCTCTTGAAGCAACTCTTGAAGGTGTATCTGGTGCACTTAAAGAGGGTGACCAAGTTCAACTAATTGGTTTTGGTACATTCAAAGTAAACCACCGTGCAGCACGTACTGGTCGCAACCCTAAGACTGGTGCTGAGATCCAAATCGCAGCTGCAAATGTTCCTGCTTTCGTTGCTGGTAAAGCACTTAAAGACGCAGTGAAATAA
- a CDS encoding uracil-DNA glycosylase family protein: MLEQLLSDIRQCRLCEPELPLGANPVIQAHQDARVLIIGQAPGTRVHESSIPWNDPSGDRLRAWLQIDKPTFYDPRKIAIMPMGLCYPGKGNSGDLPPRKECAPKWHQAVLDQLPNIEMTLLIGQYAQNYYLNDKPKTLTETVENWRRWAPQYLPLPHPSPRNTLWLKRNPWFEAEVVTYIREYVQQKI, from the coding sequence ATGTTAGAACAACTATTAAGTGACATTAGACAGTGCCGATTATGTGAACCCGAATTACCGCTAGGTGCAAATCCGGTAATTCAGGCACATCAAGATGCGCGCGTGCTGATCATTGGTCAAGCTCCAGGAACACGGGTGCACGAAAGCTCAATACCTTGGAATGATCCTAGTGGGGATAGATTAAGAGCATGGCTACAAATCGATAAACCAACCTTCTATGACCCTCGCAAGATAGCGATTATGCCAATGGGGCTATGCTATCCAGGTAAAGGAAACAGTGGCGATCTACCACCAAGAAAAGAGTGTGCCCCTAAATGGCACCAAGCTGTGCTCGACCAGCTTCCCAATATCGAAATGACGCTGCTGATCGGTCAATATGCACAGAACTACTATCTCAACGACAAGCCTAAAACATTGACTGAAACCGTAGAAAACTGGCGTCGATGGGCTCCACAATATCTACCGCTGCCTCATCCATCACCACGCAATACACTATGGCTTAAAAGAAACCCGTGGTTTGAAGCGGAAGTTGTCACTTACATTCGAGAGTATGTGCAACAGAAGATTTGA
- a CDS encoding Dph6-related ATP pyrophosphatase, which yields MKKNVIVSWSSGKDSTLTLERLMESDEYRVVGIFTTHLADEVPFQATPISVIKMQAELLSLPLVTIELPEVFPSNEVYQTLVVNGLKTSKLEFSYVAFGDMFCNGIAEYRRSYIEPAGWHCVFPLMGEASSQLADEIITRGIQTMLVTADSSRISKDLCGSWYDQKLLTELPHEVDPCGENGEFHTLVTKTTSFNGKLELHLTEVEHGERFSHQRYTAKLLRKVNPRV from the coding sequence ATGAAAAAGAACGTTATCGTTAGTTGGTCCTCTGGGAAAGACTCAACATTGACCTTAGAGCGCCTGATGGAAAGCGATGAGTATCGTGTGGTAGGGATCTTTACCACCCATCTTGCAGATGAAGTGCCATTTCAGGCGACGCCAATCTCAGTGATCAAGATGCAAGCAGAGCTGCTTTCATTACCACTGGTGACTATCGAGCTACCGGAGGTGTTCCCAAGTAACGAGGTTTATCAGACACTGGTAGTTAATGGGTTAAAAACCTCAAAGCTTGAGTTTAGCTACGTCGCATTTGGCGATATGTTTTGTAATGGGATTGCAGAGTATCGCCGCAGCTACATTGAGCCAGCGGGGTGGCATTGTGTTTTCCCTTTAATGGGAGAGGCGAGTTCGCAACTGGCCGATGAGATAATCACCAGAGGTATTCAAACTATGCTGGTCACCGCAGACAGCTCAAGAATCTCTAAAGACCTATGTGGAAGTTGGTATGACCAAAAGCTACTGACTGAATTGCCACACGAAGTTGACCCTTGTGGTGAAAATGGTGAGTTTCATACCTTGGTGACTAAAACGACAAGCTTCAACGGTAAGTTAGAATTGCATCTCACTGAGGTTGAGCACGGTGAGCGCTTCTCTCACCAAAGATATACTGCCAAGTTGTTGCGAAAAGTTAATCCAAGGGTATGA
- the purD gene encoding phosphoribosylamine--glycine ligase, with translation MRVLIIGSGGREHALGWKVAQNPNVKTVFIAPGNAGTALEPKLENVNIGVEDIDALVNFAKDNAIELTIVGPEAPLVIGVVDAFQAEGLAIFGPTQSAAQLEGSKAFTKDFLARHKIPTAAYANFTEIEPAIAYVREQGAPIVVKADGLAAGKGVIVAMTLQEAEDAIKDMLAGNAFGEAGSRVVVEEFLDGEEASFIVMVDGENVLPMATSQDHKRVGDKDTGPNTGGMGAYSPAPVVTSEIHDRIMQEVIYPTVRGMAAEGNPYTGFLYAGLMIDKDGTPKVIEYNCRFGDPETQPIMMRMQSDMVELCFAALEKRLDQVESKWDPRASIGIVLAAGGYPAAYDKGDVISGLPQTEVEGEKVFHAGTDNHTGEIVTNGGRVLCATALGNSVSEAQKRAYELAKQISWKGMFYRNDIGYRAIERENNA, from the coding sequence ATGCGAGTTTTAATTATTGGTTCAGGCGGTCGTGAACACGCGTTAGGTTGGAAGGTTGCACAAAACCCAAATGTAAAAACTGTCTTTATTGCCCCAGGTAATGCAGGTACCGCACTCGAGCCAAAGCTTGAGAACGTCAATATTGGTGTGGAAGATATCGATGCATTGGTTAACTTCGCCAAAGACAATGCGATTGAACTCACCATCGTTGGACCTGAAGCTCCATTGGTCATTGGTGTGGTTGATGCATTCCAAGCAGAAGGACTGGCGATCTTTGGCCCAACTCAGAGTGCCGCTCAACTTGAAGGTTCTAAAGCCTTTACAAAGGATTTCTTAGCACGTCATAAAATTCCAACGGCGGCTTACGCAAATTTCACTGAAATTGAACCGGCAATCGCTTATGTCCGTGAGCAAGGCGCACCTATTGTCGTCAAAGCTGATGGTCTAGCGGCAGGTAAAGGCGTTATCGTCGCGATGACGCTGCAAGAAGCGGAAGATGCGATCAAGGATATGCTCGCAGGTAACGCTTTTGGTGAAGCGGGAAGTCGTGTTGTCGTGGAAGAGTTCCTTGATGGCGAAGAAGCCAGCTTTATTGTCATGGTCGATGGCGAGAATGTTCTGCCCATGGCAACCAGCCAAGATCATAAACGAGTTGGCGATAAGGATACTGGTCCAAATACTGGAGGCATGGGCGCTTACTCACCAGCACCAGTGGTCACTTCTGAAATCCACGACCGTATTATGCAAGAAGTTATTTATCCAACGGTACGCGGTATGGCAGCAGAAGGGAACCCATATACTGGCTTCCTCTACGCAGGGCTGATGATTGACAAAGACGGGACACCAAAAGTCATTGAGTACAACTGCCGCTTTGGCGACCCAGAGACTCAACCTATTATGATGCGCATGCAATCAGACATGGTAGAACTTTGCTTTGCCGCACTAGAGAAACGTTTAGACCAAGTGGAGTCGAAATGGGATCCACGTGCCTCCATTGGTATCGTGCTCGCGGCTGGTGGCTACCCAGCGGCTTACGACAAGGGCGATGTAATCTCTGGTTTACCACAAACTGAGGTTGAAGGTGAAAAAGTGTTCCATGCGGGTACTGATAACCACACTGGCGAAATCGTGACAAATGGTGGACGAGTGCTTTGTGCGACGGCACTTGGCAATAGTGTCTCTGAGGCTCAGAAACGTGCCTACGAGCTTGCAAAACAAATTAGCTGGAAAGGTATGTTCTACCGCAATGACATTGGTTACAGAGCGATAGAACGCGAAAATAACGCATAA